A single region of the Phyllostomus discolor isolate MPI-MPIP mPhyDis1 chromosome 14, mPhyDis1.pri.v3, whole genome shotgun sequence genome encodes:
- the ABL2 gene encoding tyrosine-protein kinase ABL2 isoform X11, translated as MGQQVGRVGEAPGLQQPQPRGIRGSSAARPSGRRRDLAGRTTEAGFNIFTQHEALHRPYGCDVEPQALHEAIRWSSKENLLGATESDPNLFVALYDFVASGDNTLSITKGEKLRVLGYNQNGEWSEVRSKNGQGWVPSNYITPVNSLEKHSWYHGPVSRSAAEYLLSSLINGSFLVRESESSPGQLSISLRYEGRVYHYRINTTADGKVYVTTESRFSTLAELVHHHSTVADGLVTTLHYPAPKCNKPTVYGVSPIHDKWEMERTDITMKHKLGGGQYGEVYVGVWKKYSLTVAVKTLKEDTMEVEEFLKEAAVMKEIKHPNLVQLLGVCTLEPPFYIVTEYMPYGNLLDYLRECSREEVTAVVLLYMATQISSAMEYLEKKNFIHRDLAARNCLVGENHVVKVADFGLSRLMTGDTYTAHAGAKFPIKWTAPESLAYNTFSIKSDVWAFGVLLWEIATYGMSPYPGIDLSQVYDLLEKGYRMEQPEGCPPKVYELMRACWKWSPADRPSFAETHQAFETMFHDSSISEEVAEELGRAAAASSVVPYLPRLPILPSKTRTLKKQAENKENIEGAQDATDNSASSSAPGFIRSAQAPSGSPALPRKQRDKSPSSLLEDAKETCFTRDRKGGFFSSFMKKKNAPTPPKRSSSFREMENQPHKKYELTGLPEQDRMAMTLPRNCQRSKLQLERTVSASSQPEENVDRASDTLPKKSEEGAAPTRERPKAKLLPRGAAALPLRAPSGDPAITEKDPPGVGVAGVAAAPKSKERNGGARLGMAGVPEDGEHAGWSPAKAAAVLPTTHNHKVPVLISPTLKHTPADVQLIGTDSQGNKFKLLSEHQVPSSGDKDRPRRVKPKCAPPPPPVMRLLPHPSACLDPAEEPAAQPAPETQEAGKKAAPGAVPVAGKPGRPAVPPPQVPLPASSISPAKMANGTAGTKVALRKTKQAAEKISADKISKEALLECADLLSSAISEPVPNSQLVDTGHQLLDYCSGYVDCIAQTRNKFAFREAVSKLELSLQELQVSSAAAAGPGANPVLNNLLSCVQEISDVVQR; from the exons AAGCCTTGCACCGCCCCTACGGGTGTGACGTGGAGCCCCAGGCGCTGCACGAGGCCATCAGGTGGAGCTCCAAGGAGAACTTGCTGGGAGCCACCGAGAGCGACCCCAACCTCTTCGTTGCACTTTATGACTTTGTAGCAAGTGGTGACAACACACTCAGCATCACTAAAG GTGAAAAGCTACGGGTCCTTGGTTACAACCAGAATGGGGAGTGGAGTGAAGTTCGCTCTAAGAACGGCCAGGGCTGGGTGCCAAGCAACTACATCACCCCGGTGAACAGCCTGGAGAAGCACTCCTGGTACCACGGGCCGGTGTCGCGCAGCGCCGCCGAGTATCTGCTCAGCAGCTTGATCAACGGCAGCTTCCTGGTGCGGGAGAGCGAGAGCAGCCCCGGGCAGCTGTCCATCTCGCTCAGGTACGAGGGGCGTGTGTACCACTACAGGATCAACACCACCGCAGACGGCAAG GTGTACGTGACCACCGAGAGCCGCTTCAGCACCTTGGCCGAGCTGGTCCACCATCACTCCACAGTGGCCGATGGGCTGGTGACGACATTGCACTACCCCGCACCCAAGTGTAACAAGCCTACGGTTTACGGCGTGTCCCCCATCCATGACAAATGGGAGATGGAGCGAACAGATATCACCATGAAGCACAAACTTGGGGGTGGTCAGTATGGAGAGGTTTACGTCGGCGTCTGGAAGAAATACAGCCTGACAGTTGCCGTGAAAACATTGAAG GAAGATACCATGGAGGTGGAGGAGTTCCTGAAGGAAGCTGCAGTGATGAAGGAAATCAAGCATCCTAATCTGGTGCAACTATTAG GCGTGTGCACTCTGGAGCCTCCGTTTTACATCGTCACGGAGTACATGCCGTATGGGAACCTGCTGGATTACCTCCGGGAGTGCAGCCGAGAGGAGGTGACGGCCGTCGTGCTGCTCTACATGGCCACGCAGATCTCTTCCGCCATGGAGTACTTGGAGAAGAAGAACTTCATCCACAG AGATCTTGCCGCTCGGAACTGCCTAgtgggggagaaccacgtggtcAAAGTGGCTGACTTCGGCCTCAGTCGACTGATGACTGGAGACACCTACACCGCTCACGCTGGAGCCAAGTTCCCCATTAAATGGACAGCCCCGGAGAGCCTTGCCTACAATACCTTCTCCATCAAATCTGACGTCTGGG CCTTTGGGGTGCTGCTGTGGGAAATCGCTACATACGGAATGTCACCGTACCCGGGCATTGACCTGTCTCAGGTCTACGATCTGCTGGAAAAGGGGTATCGAATGGAGCAGCCTGAAGGATGCCCCCCCAAGGTTTACGAACTTATGAGAGCAT GCTGGAAATGGAGCCCCGCCGACAGGCCCTCGTTCGCGGAAACACATCAGGCTTTTGAAACGATGTTCCACGACTCCAGCATCTCTGAAG AGGTGGCcgaggagctggggagggccgCCGCCGCCTCATCTGTCGTGCCCTACCTGCCCCGATTGCCCATACTTCCTTCCAAGACCCGGACGCTGAAGAAGCAGGCGGAGAACAAGGAGAATATCGAGGGGGCCCAAGATGCCACGGACAATTCTGCTTCCAGTTCAGCACCAG GGTTCATTAGAAGTGCACAGGCCCCCAGCGGGTCCCCGGCACTGCCTCGAAAACAGAGGGACAAGTCACCCAGCAGCCTCTTGGAAGATGCCAAAGAGACATGCTTCACCAGGGATAGGAAGGGAGGCTTCTTCAGCTccttcatgaaaaagaaaaatgcccccacaccccccaaacGCAGCAGCTCCTTCCGAGAAATGGAGAATCAGCCCCACAAGAAATACGAACTCACGG GGCTTCCAGAGCAGGATAGGATGGCAATGACCCTTCCCAGGAACTGCCAGAGGTCCAAACTCCAGCTGGAAAGGACAGTGTCCGCCTCTTCTCAGCCAGAAGAGAATGTGGACAGGGCCAGTGACACGCTTCCCAAAAAATCAGAGGAAGGTGCCGCTCCAACCAGGGAGAGACCAAAAGCCAAACTTTTGCCCAGAGGAGCCGCAGCTCTTCCTCTCAGAGCCCCCTCTGGGGACCCAGCCATCACAGAGAAGGaccccccaggggtgggggtggctggagtGGCAGCTGCCCCCAAGAGCAAGGAGAGGAATGGTGGGGCGCGGCTTGGCATGGCTGGAGTCCCAGAGGACGGCGAGCATGCAGGCTGGTCCCCGGCCAAGGCCGCGGCCGTGCTCCCGACCACGCACAACCACAAAGTGCCCGTCCTTATCTCCCCCACTCTGAAGCACACCCCCGCCGACGTGCAGCTCATTGGCACAGACTCTCAGGGGAATAAATTCAAGCTCTTGTCTGAGCATCAGGTCCCATCCTCTGGAGACAAAGACCGACCCCGACGGGTGAAACCAAagtgtgcccctcccccgccccccgtcaTGAGACTACTGCCGCACCCGTCCGCGTGCTTGGACCCCGCGGAGGAGCCGGCCGCACAGCCCGCGCCCGAAACGCAGGAGGCGGGGAAGAAGGCAGCTCCGGGGGCAGTGCCCGTCGCCGGGAAACCCGGGAGGCCTGCGGTGCCTCCCCCTCAAGTGCCTCTGCCCGCATCCTCCATCTCGCCAGCCAAGATGGCCAACGGCACGGCAGGTACGAAAGTGGCTCTGAGGAAAACCAAACAGGCAGCTGAGAAAATCTCAGCGGACAAGATCAGCAAGGAGGCCCTGCTGGAGTGTGCGGACCTACTGTCCAGCGCGATCTCGGAACCGGTGCCCAATAGCCAGCTGGTGGACACCGGCCACCAGCTGCTCGACTACTGCTCAGGCTACGTGGACTGCATCGCGCAGACGCGCAACAAGTTCGCCTTCCGGGAGGCCGTGAGCAAGCTGGAGCTCAGCCTGCAGGAGCTGCAGGTGTcctcggccgccgccgccgggcccGGGGCCAACCCGGTCCTCAATAATTTACTGTCGTGCGTGCAGGAGATCAGCGATGTGGTGCAGAGGTAG
- the ABL2 gene encoding tyrosine-protein kinase ABL2 isoform X6, protein MGQQVGRVGEAPGLQQPQPRGIRGSSAARPSGRRRDLAGRTTEAGFNIFTQHEALHRPYGCDVEPQALHEAIRWSSKENLLGATESDPNLFVALYDFVASGDNTLSITKGEKLRVLGYNQNGEWSEVRSKNGQGWVPSNYITPVNSLEKHSWYHGPVSRSAAEYLLSSLINGSFLVRESESSPGQLSISLRYEGRVYHYRINTTADGKVYVTTESRFSTLAELVHHHSTVADGLVTTLHYPAPKCNKPTVYGVSPIHDKWEMERTDITMKHKLGGGQYGEVYVGVWKKYSLTVAVKTLKEDTMEVEEFLKEAAVMKEIKHPNLVQLLGVCTLEPPFYIVTEYMPYGNLLDYLRECSREEVTAVVLLYMATQISSAMEYLEKKNFIHRDLAARNCLVGENHVVKVADFGLSRLMTGDTYTAHAGAKFPIKWTAPESLAYNTFSIKSDVWAFGVLLWEIATYGMSPYPGIDLSQVYDLLEKGYRMEQPEGCPPKVYELMRACWKWSPADRPSFAETHQAFETMFHDSSISEEVAEELGRAAAASSVVPYLPRLPILPSKTRTLKKQAENKENIEGAQDATDNSASSSAPGFIRSAQAPSGSPALPRKQRDKSPSSLLEDAKETCFTRDRKGGFFSSFMKKKNAPTPPKRSSSFREMENQPHKKYELTGNFSSVASLQHADGLSFTAAQQEANLAPSKCYGGSFAQRNLCNDDGGGGGGSGTAGGGWSGITGFFTPRLIKKTLGLRAGKPTASDDAAKPFPRSNSTSSMSSGLPEQDRMAMTLPRNCQRSKLQLERTVSASSQPEENVDRASDTLPKKSEEGAAPTRERPKAKLLPRGAAALPLRAPSGDPAITEKDPPGVGVAGVAAAPKSKERNGGARLGMAGVPEDGEHAGWSPAKAAAVLPTTHNHKVPVLISPTLKHTPADVQLIGTDSQGNKFKLLSEHQVPSSGDKDRPRRVKPKCAPPPPPVMRLLPHPSACLDPAEEPAAQPAPETQEAGKKAAPGAVPVAGKPGRPAVPPPQVPLPASSISPAKMANGTAGTKVALRKTKQAAEKISADKISKEALLECADLLSSAISEPVPNSQLVDTGHQLLDYCSGYVDCIAQTRNKFAFREAVSKLELSLQELQVSSAAAAGPGANPVLNNLLSCVQEISDVVQR, encoded by the exons AAGCCTTGCACCGCCCCTACGGGTGTGACGTGGAGCCCCAGGCGCTGCACGAGGCCATCAGGTGGAGCTCCAAGGAGAACTTGCTGGGAGCCACCGAGAGCGACCCCAACCTCTTCGTTGCACTTTATGACTTTGTAGCAAGTGGTGACAACACACTCAGCATCACTAAAG GTGAAAAGCTACGGGTCCTTGGTTACAACCAGAATGGGGAGTGGAGTGAAGTTCGCTCTAAGAACGGCCAGGGCTGGGTGCCAAGCAACTACATCACCCCGGTGAACAGCCTGGAGAAGCACTCCTGGTACCACGGGCCGGTGTCGCGCAGCGCCGCCGAGTATCTGCTCAGCAGCTTGATCAACGGCAGCTTCCTGGTGCGGGAGAGCGAGAGCAGCCCCGGGCAGCTGTCCATCTCGCTCAGGTACGAGGGGCGTGTGTACCACTACAGGATCAACACCACCGCAGACGGCAAG GTGTACGTGACCACCGAGAGCCGCTTCAGCACCTTGGCCGAGCTGGTCCACCATCACTCCACAGTGGCCGATGGGCTGGTGACGACATTGCACTACCCCGCACCCAAGTGTAACAAGCCTACGGTTTACGGCGTGTCCCCCATCCATGACAAATGGGAGATGGAGCGAACAGATATCACCATGAAGCACAAACTTGGGGGTGGTCAGTATGGAGAGGTTTACGTCGGCGTCTGGAAGAAATACAGCCTGACAGTTGCCGTGAAAACATTGAAG GAAGATACCATGGAGGTGGAGGAGTTCCTGAAGGAAGCTGCAGTGATGAAGGAAATCAAGCATCCTAATCTGGTGCAACTATTAG GCGTGTGCACTCTGGAGCCTCCGTTTTACATCGTCACGGAGTACATGCCGTATGGGAACCTGCTGGATTACCTCCGGGAGTGCAGCCGAGAGGAGGTGACGGCCGTCGTGCTGCTCTACATGGCCACGCAGATCTCTTCCGCCATGGAGTACTTGGAGAAGAAGAACTTCATCCACAG AGATCTTGCCGCTCGGAACTGCCTAgtgggggagaaccacgtggtcAAAGTGGCTGACTTCGGCCTCAGTCGACTGATGACTGGAGACACCTACACCGCTCACGCTGGAGCCAAGTTCCCCATTAAATGGACAGCCCCGGAGAGCCTTGCCTACAATACCTTCTCCATCAAATCTGACGTCTGGG CCTTTGGGGTGCTGCTGTGGGAAATCGCTACATACGGAATGTCACCGTACCCGGGCATTGACCTGTCTCAGGTCTACGATCTGCTGGAAAAGGGGTATCGAATGGAGCAGCCTGAAGGATGCCCCCCCAAGGTTTACGAACTTATGAGAGCAT GCTGGAAATGGAGCCCCGCCGACAGGCCCTCGTTCGCGGAAACACATCAGGCTTTTGAAACGATGTTCCACGACTCCAGCATCTCTGAAG AGGTGGCcgaggagctggggagggccgCCGCCGCCTCATCTGTCGTGCCCTACCTGCCCCGATTGCCCATACTTCCTTCCAAGACCCGGACGCTGAAGAAGCAGGCGGAGAACAAGGAGAATATCGAGGGGGCCCAAGATGCCACGGACAATTCTGCTTCCAGTTCAGCACCAG GGTTCATTAGAAGTGCACAGGCCCCCAGCGGGTCCCCGGCACTGCCTCGAAAACAGAGGGACAAGTCACCCAGCAGCCTCTTGGAAGATGCCAAAGAGACATGCTTCACCAGGGATAGGAAGGGAGGCTTCTTCAGCTccttcatgaaaaagaaaaatgcccccacaccccccaaacGCAGCAGCTCCTTCCGAGAAATGGAGAATCAGCCCCACAAGAAATACGAACTCACGGGTAACTTCTCATCTGTTGCTTCTCTACAGCATGCTGATGGGCTCTCTTTCACTGCTGCCCAGCAAGAGGCGAATCTGGCGCCCTCCAAGTGCTATGGGGGGAGCTTTGCGCAGAGGAACCTCTGTAATGACGacggtggcgggggtgggggcagcggcaCCGCAGGGGGCGGGTGGTCTGGCATCACAGGCTTCTTTACACCACGCTTAATCAAAAAGACGCTGGGCTTGCGAGCAGGTAAACCCACAGCCAGTGATGATGCTGCCAAGCCTTTTCCAAGGTCAAACTCTACATCTTCCATGTCCTCAGGGCTTCCAGAGCAGGATAGGATGGCAATGACCCTTCCCAGGAACTGCCAGAGGTCCAAACTCCAGCTGGAAAGGACAGTGTCCGCCTCTTCTCAGCCAGAAGAGAATGTGGACAGGGCCAGTGACACGCTTCCCAAAAAATCAGAGGAAGGTGCCGCTCCAACCAGGGAGAGACCAAAAGCCAAACTTTTGCCCAGAGGAGCCGCAGCTCTTCCTCTCAGAGCCCCCTCTGGGGACCCAGCCATCACAGAGAAGGaccccccaggggtgggggtggctggagtGGCAGCTGCCCCCAAGAGCAAGGAGAGGAATGGTGGGGCGCGGCTTGGCATGGCTGGAGTCCCAGAGGACGGCGAGCATGCAGGCTGGTCCCCGGCCAAGGCCGCGGCCGTGCTCCCGACCACGCACAACCACAAAGTGCCCGTCCTTATCTCCCCCACTCTGAAGCACACCCCCGCCGACGTGCAGCTCATTGGCACAGACTCTCAGGGGAATAAATTCAAGCTCTTGTCTGAGCATCAGGTCCCATCCTCTGGAGACAAAGACCGACCCCGACGGGTGAAACCAAagtgtgcccctcccccgccccccgtcaTGAGACTACTGCCGCACCCGTCCGCGTGCTTGGACCCCGCGGAGGAGCCGGCCGCACAGCCCGCGCCCGAAACGCAGGAGGCGGGGAAGAAGGCAGCTCCGGGGGCAGTGCCCGTCGCCGGGAAACCCGGGAGGCCTGCGGTGCCTCCCCCTCAAGTGCCTCTGCCCGCATCCTCCATCTCGCCAGCCAAGATGGCCAACGGCACGGCAGGTACGAAAGTGGCTCTGAGGAAAACCAAACAGGCAGCTGAGAAAATCTCAGCGGACAAGATCAGCAAGGAGGCCCTGCTGGAGTGTGCGGACCTACTGTCCAGCGCGATCTCGGAACCGGTGCCCAATAGCCAGCTGGTGGACACCGGCCACCAGCTGCTCGACTACTGCTCAGGCTACGTGGACTGCATCGCGCAGACGCGCAACAAGTTCGCCTTCCGGGAGGCCGTGAGCAAGCTGGAGCTCAGCCTGCAGGAGCTGCAGGTGTcctcggccgccgccgccgggcccGGGGCCAACCCGGTCCTCAATAATTTACTGTCGTGCGTGCAGGAGATCAGCGATGTGGTGCAGAGGTAG
- the ABL2 gene encoding tyrosine-protein kinase ABL2 isoform X4 gives MGQQVGRVGEAPGLQQPQPRGIRGSSAARPSGRRRDLAGRTTEAGFNIFTQHEALHRPYGCDVEPQALHEAIRWSSKENLLGATESDPNLFVALYDFVASGDNTLSITKGEKLRVLGYNQNGEWSEVRSKNGQGWVPSNYITPVNSLEKHSWYHGPVSRSAAEYLLSSLINGSFLVRESESSPGQLSISLRYEGRVYHYRINTTADGKVYVTTESRFSTLAELVHHHSTVADGLVTTLHYPAPKCNKPTVYGVSPIHDKWEMERTDITMKHKLGGGQYGEVYVGVWKKYSLTVAVKTLKVTGEQFSSTSSVPCTEDTMEVEEFLKEAAVMKEIKHPNLVQLLGVCTLEPPFYIVTEYMPYGNLLDYLRECSREEVTAVVLLYMATQISSAMEYLEKKNFIHRDLAARNCLVGENHVVKVADFGLSRLMTGDTYTAHAGAKFPIKWTAPESLAYNTFSIKSDVWAFGVLLWEIATYGMSPYPGIDLSQVYDLLEKGYRMEQPEGCPPKVYELMRACWKWSPADRPSFAETHQAFETMFHDSSISEEVAEELGRAAAASSVVPYLPRLPILPSKTRTLKKQAENKENIEGAQDATDNSASSSAPGFIRSAQAPSGSPALPRKQRDKSPSSLLEDAKETCFTRDRKGGFFSSFMKKKNAPTPPKRSSSFREMENQPHKKYELTGNFSSVASLQHADGLSFTAAQQEANLAPSKCYGGSFAQRNLCNDDGGGGGGSGTAGGGWSGITGFFTPRLIKKTLGLRAGKPTASDDAAKPFPRSNSTSSMSSGLPEQDRMAMTLPRNCQRSKLQLERTVSASSQPEENVDRASDTLPKKSEEGAAPTRERPKAKLLPRGAAALPLRAPSGDPAITEKDPPGVGVAGVAAAPKSKERNGGARLGMAGVPEDGEHAGWSPAKAAAVLPTTHNHKVPVLISPTLKHTPADVQLIGTDSQGNKFKLLSEHQVPSSGDKDRPRRVKPKCAPPPPPVMRLLPHPSACLDPAEEPAAQPAPETQEAGKKAAPGAVPVAGKPGRPAVPPPQVPLPASSISPAKMANGTAGTKVALRKTKQAAEKISADKISKEALLECADLLSSAISEPVPNSQLVDTGHQLLDYCSGYVDCIAQTRNKFAFREAVSKLELSLQELQVSSAAAAGPGANPVLNNLLSCVQEISDVVQR, from the exons AAGCCTTGCACCGCCCCTACGGGTGTGACGTGGAGCCCCAGGCGCTGCACGAGGCCATCAGGTGGAGCTCCAAGGAGAACTTGCTGGGAGCCACCGAGAGCGACCCCAACCTCTTCGTTGCACTTTATGACTTTGTAGCAAGTGGTGACAACACACTCAGCATCACTAAAG GTGAAAAGCTACGGGTCCTTGGTTACAACCAGAATGGGGAGTGGAGTGAAGTTCGCTCTAAGAACGGCCAGGGCTGGGTGCCAAGCAACTACATCACCCCGGTGAACAGCCTGGAGAAGCACTCCTGGTACCACGGGCCGGTGTCGCGCAGCGCCGCCGAGTATCTGCTCAGCAGCTTGATCAACGGCAGCTTCCTGGTGCGGGAGAGCGAGAGCAGCCCCGGGCAGCTGTCCATCTCGCTCAGGTACGAGGGGCGTGTGTACCACTACAGGATCAACACCACCGCAGACGGCAAG GTGTACGTGACCACCGAGAGCCGCTTCAGCACCTTGGCCGAGCTGGTCCACCATCACTCCACAGTGGCCGATGGGCTGGTGACGACATTGCACTACCCCGCACCCAAGTGTAACAAGCCTACGGTTTACGGCGTGTCCCCCATCCATGACAAATGGGAGATGGAGCGAACAGATATCACCATGAAGCACAAACTTGGGGGTGGTCAGTATGGAGAGGTTTACGTCGGCGTCTGGAAGAAATACAGCCTGACAGTTGCCGTGAAAACATTGAAG GTCACAGGTGAACAGTTCTCcagcacatcatctgtacccTGTACG GAAGATACCATGGAGGTGGAGGAGTTCCTGAAGGAAGCTGCAGTGATGAAGGAAATCAAGCATCCTAATCTGGTGCAACTATTAG GCGTGTGCACTCTGGAGCCTCCGTTTTACATCGTCACGGAGTACATGCCGTATGGGAACCTGCTGGATTACCTCCGGGAGTGCAGCCGAGAGGAGGTGACGGCCGTCGTGCTGCTCTACATGGCCACGCAGATCTCTTCCGCCATGGAGTACTTGGAGAAGAAGAACTTCATCCACAG AGATCTTGCCGCTCGGAACTGCCTAgtgggggagaaccacgtggtcAAAGTGGCTGACTTCGGCCTCAGTCGACTGATGACTGGAGACACCTACACCGCTCACGCTGGAGCCAAGTTCCCCATTAAATGGACAGCCCCGGAGAGCCTTGCCTACAATACCTTCTCCATCAAATCTGACGTCTGGG CCTTTGGGGTGCTGCTGTGGGAAATCGCTACATACGGAATGTCACCGTACCCGGGCATTGACCTGTCTCAGGTCTACGATCTGCTGGAAAAGGGGTATCGAATGGAGCAGCCTGAAGGATGCCCCCCCAAGGTTTACGAACTTATGAGAGCAT GCTGGAAATGGAGCCCCGCCGACAGGCCCTCGTTCGCGGAAACACATCAGGCTTTTGAAACGATGTTCCACGACTCCAGCATCTCTGAAG AGGTGGCcgaggagctggggagggccgCCGCCGCCTCATCTGTCGTGCCCTACCTGCCCCGATTGCCCATACTTCCTTCCAAGACCCGGACGCTGAAGAAGCAGGCGGAGAACAAGGAGAATATCGAGGGGGCCCAAGATGCCACGGACAATTCTGCTTCCAGTTCAGCACCAG GGTTCATTAGAAGTGCACAGGCCCCCAGCGGGTCCCCGGCACTGCCTCGAAAACAGAGGGACAAGTCACCCAGCAGCCTCTTGGAAGATGCCAAAGAGACATGCTTCACCAGGGATAGGAAGGGAGGCTTCTTCAGCTccttcatgaaaaagaaaaatgcccccacaccccccaaacGCAGCAGCTCCTTCCGAGAAATGGAGAATCAGCCCCACAAGAAATACGAACTCACGGGTAACTTCTCATCTGTTGCTTCTCTACAGCATGCTGATGGGCTCTCTTTCACTGCTGCCCAGCAAGAGGCGAATCTGGCGCCCTCCAAGTGCTATGGGGGGAGCTTTGCGCAGAGGAACCTCTGTAATGACGacggtggcgggggtgggggcagcggcaCCGCAGGGGGCGGGTGGTCTGGCATCACAGGCTTCTTTACACCACGCTTAATCAAAAAGACGCTGGGCTTGCGAGCAGGTAAACCCACAGCCAGTGATGATGCTGCCAAGCCTTTTCCAAGGTCAAACTCTACATCTTCCATGTCCTCAGGGCTTCCAGAGCAGGATAGGATGGCAATGACCCTTCCCAGGAACTGCCAGAGGTCCAAACTCCAGCTGGAAAGGACAGTGTCCGCCTCTTCTCAGCCAGAAGAGAATGTGGACAGGGCCAGTGACACGCTTCCCAAAAAATCAGAGGAAGGTGCCGCTCCAACCAGGGAGAGACCAAAAGCCAAACTTTTGCCCAGAGGAGCCGCAGCTCTTCCTCTCAGAGCCCCCTCTGGGGACCCAGCCATCACAGAGAAGGaccccccaggggtgggggtggctggagtGGCAGCTGCCCCCAAGAGCAAGGAGAGGAATGGTGGGGCGCGGCTTGGCATGGCTGGAGTCCCAGAGGACGGCGAGCATGCAGGCTGGTCCCCGGCCAAGGCCGCGGCCGTGCTCCCGACCACGCACAACCACAAAGTGCCCGTCCTTATCTCCCCCACTCTGAAGCACACCCCCGCCGACGTGCAGCTCATTGGCACAGACTCTCAGGGGAATAAATTCAAGCTCTTGTCTGAGCATCAGGTCCCATCCTCTGGAGACAAAGACCGACCCCGACGGGTGAAACCAAagtgtgcccctcccccgccccccgtcaTGAGACTACTGCCGCACCCGTCCGCGTGCTTGGACCCCGCGGAGGAGCCGGCCGCACAGCCCGCGCCCGAAACGCAGGAGGCGGGGAAGAAGGCAGCTCCGGGGGCAGTGCCCGTCGCCGGGAAACCCGGGAGGCCTGCGGTGCCTCCCCCTCAAGTGCCTCTGCCCGCATCCTCCATCTCGCCAGCCAAGATGGCCAACGGCACGGCAGGTACGAAAGTGGCTCTGAGGAAAACCAAACAGGCAGCTGAGAAAATCTCAGCGGACAAGATCAGCAAGGAGGCCCTGCTGGAGTGTGCGGACCTACTGTCCAGCGCGATCTCGGAACCGGTGCCCAATAGCCAGCTGGTGGACACCGGCCACCAGCTGCTCGACTACTGCTCAGGCTACGTGGACTGCATCGCGCAGACGCGCAACAAGTTCGCCTTCCGGGAGGCCGTGAGCAAGCTGGAGCTCAGCCTGCAGGAGCTGCAGGTGTcctcggccgccgccgccgggcccGGGGCCAACCCGGTCCTCAATAATTTACTGTCGTGCGTGCAGGAGATCAGCGATGTGGTGCAGAGGTAG